The following proteins are co-located in the Myxococcus fulvus genome:
- a CDS encoding Ig-like domain-containing protein gives MEMLLPPYTLSLDTQALEEGDHELFVRTALGDQQFLSERRELKVDRTRPVLVSRHPAPGDRWVPVRQVTRLEFSEAIDPATIQEGAARLEVESKVIAGVVEVSVDGKSLTIQPTNPLPKNVSIQVVVDSSLADLAGNSIQTEGGEWSWVVPDFLPLGSSFPTESPQDATPKAIELLVPVSGFPIMAWANPGTGAVFVRQWSGDVWEPLGAPTPITRGASFFDARLDRDGHPVVAWVGETLREVRVWRWTGEEWAPMGGVIEGLPSDLITLSLRTNGKGEWFLCSSTRQEFFVWKWHEARWVQLGLFQATANWSVVAVHMELDDAGNPLVLMEERESFGAPRHHHKWWRTDRWTSISSSLDYLGGWSWGVSIPGRSLVVSHGGVDVIVFKWFAGGWGQLGSVFPERFPGGSLAKAHRFAEDPSGMLVVLLGESEAAGQPDTVHFRKLVNEDWEPLESVLRPSPGVISSASLRFGITPAGRFLVGQVESLEATPTQSSIQVYISND, from the coding sequence ATGGAGATGCTGCTGCCGCCCTACACGCTCAGTTTGGACACGCAAGCGTTGGAAGAAGGAGACCATGAGTTGTTTGTGCGGACAGCGCTGGGAGACCAGCAGTTCCTGAGCGAGCGACGAGAGTTGAAGGTTGATAGGACTCGGCCAGTCCTCGTATCTCGTCACCCTGCTCCAGGCGATCGCTGGGTCCCAGTGAGGCAGGTGACTCGGCTCGAGTTCTCGGAAGCAATCGACCCAGCAACGATTCAGGAGGGGGCTGCTCGCCTGGAAGTGGAGTCGAAGGTGATTGCTGGTGTGGTGGAGGTGTCTGTTGATGGCAAATCACTGACGATTCAACCGACGAACCCGCTGCCCAAGAATGTCTCAATCCAGGTAGTCGTAGATTCATCGCTGGCGGATCTTGCTGGTAATTCGATTCAAACAGAGGGCGGCGAATGGAGTTGGGTGGTGCCTGACTTCCTGCCGCTTGGCAGTTCGTTCCCGACAGAGTCGCCTCAAGATGCTACTCCGAAGGCTATCGAGTTGCTCGTCCCAGTGTCAGGGTTTCCTATCATGGCATGGGCGAATCCTGGGACTGGAGCGGTGTTCGTCCGTCAATGGTCTGGCGATGTCTGGGAGCCTTTGGGCGCACCGACGCCAATCACGAGAGGCGCCTCTTTCTTCGACGCTCGTTTGGACAGGGACGGCCATCCCGTAGTGGCCTGGGTCGGTGAGACGTTGCGAGAGGTTCGTGTCTGGCGTTGGACTGGGGAGGAGTGGGCGCCTATGGGAGGAGTGATTGAGGGACTGCCATCCGATTTGATAACCCTCTCTCTGCGTACAAATGGGAAGGGAGAATGGTTTCTCTGTTCCTCCACACGGCAGGAGTTCTTCGTGTGGAAGTGGCACGAGGCTCGCTGGGTTCAATTGGGCCTTTTCCAGGCGACAGCCAACTGGAGTGTCGTAGCAGTCCACATGGAACTCGATGATGCTGGGAATCCACTGGTCCTCATGGAAGAGCGAGAGTCCTTCGGTGCTCCTCGTCATCACCATAAATGGTGGAGGACGGATCGGTGGACATCGATCAGTTCGTCCCTGGACTACCTGGGGGGGTGGTCCTGGGGGGTGAGTATTCCAGGGCGCTCGTTGGTGGTCTCGCATGGTGGAGTCGACGTTATTGTCTTTAAATGGTTTGCCGGGGGATGGGGCCAACTGGGCAGTGTTTTTCCGGAGCGGTTTCCTGGTGGCTCATTGGCCAAGGCACATCGTTTCGCTGAGGATCCTTCAGGTATGCTCGTTGTCTTGCTCGGCGAATCCGAGGCAGCAGGCCAGCCCGATACCGTGCATTTCCGAAAACTCGTGAACGAGGATTGGGAGCCGCTTGAGAGCGTGTTGCGCCCATCGCCTGGAGTGATTTCCTCGGCTTCACTGCGCTTCGGAATCACCCCGGCGGGGCGGTTCCTCGTCGGCCAGGTAGAATCGCTCGAAGCGACGCCGACGCAGTCCTCCATCCAGGTCTACATCTCCAACGACTGA
- a CDS encoding response regulator: MKRTAAQTSEEPVPDTTAAVSPGNRKRILVVDDFDDAREMYAEYLEFVGFEVDTARDGAEAVEKAQSSEPDIILMDLSLPVMDGWEATRRIKQDTRTRDIPVMALTGHVLAGNAEHAREAGADEFVAKPCLPSDLENKIRNMLKPSKARKPNGQEG, from the coding sequence ATGAAGCGCACGGCCGCCCAGACCTCGGAAGAGCCGGTGCCGGACACGACTGCGGCCGTGTCTCCCGGGAACCGCAAGCGCATCCTCGTCGTCGACGACTTCGACGATGCCCGCGAGATGTATGCGGAATACCTGGAGTTCGTCGGCTTCGAGGTGGACACCGCCCGGGATGGCGCCGAGGCGGTGGAGAAGGCCCAGTCGAGCGAGCCGGACATCATCCTCATGGACCTGTCCCTGCCCGTCATGGACGGCTGGGAGGCCACCCGACGTATCAAACAGGACACTCGGACCCGCGATATCCCCGTCATGGCGCTGACCGGCCACGTGCTCGCGGGCAACGCCGAGCACGCCCGCGAGGCCGGTGCCGACGAGTTCGTCGCCAAGCCGTGCCTGCCTTCGGACCTGGAGAACAAGATCCGAAACATGCTCAAGCCGAGCAAGGCGCGTAAGCCGAACGGGCAGGAAGGCTGA